The following are from one region of the Klebsiella aerogenes genome:
- a CDS encoding OsmC family protein, with translation MQARVKWVEGLTFIGESASGHQILMDGNSGDKAPSPMEMVLMAAGGCSAIDVVSILQKGRQNVTNCEVKLTSERREEAPRLFTHINLHFIVTGKELKDAAVSRAVDLSAEKYCSVALMLEKAVNITHSYEVIDA, from the coding sequence ATGCAAGCGCGTGTGAAATGGGTGGAAGGTCTAACCTTCATCGGTGAGTCGGCCTCTGGCCACCAGATTTTGATGGATGGCAACTCCGGAGATAAAGCGCCAAGCCCGATGGAGATGGTGCTGATGGCGGCAGGCGGTTGCAGCGCGATTGACGTCGTGTCGATTCTGCAGAAAGGACGCCAAAACGTAACCAACTGCGAAGTGAAGCTAACCTCTGAGCGCCGTGAAGAGGCGCCGCGCCTGTTTACCCATATCAATCTGCACTTTATCGTTACCGGCAAAGAGCTGAAAGATGCGGCGGTTTCCCGGGCGGTAGACCTGTCGGCGGAGAAGTACTGCTCGGTCGCGCTGATGCTGGAGAAGGCTGTCAACATCACCCACTCCTACGAAGTGATCGACGCCTGA
- the pabA gene encoding aminodeoxychorismate synthase component 2 — MILLIDNYDSFTWNLYQYFCELGAEVLVKRNDELTLEEIALLAPEKIVISPGPCTPDESGISLAVIRHYAGKTPLLGVCLGHQAIAQVFGATIVRAAKVMHGKTSLIEHTGEGVFQGLNNPLTVTRYHSLVIDPPTLPDAFIVTARSASGEIMGIRHRQWDLEGVQFHPESILSEQGHQLLENFLKR, encoded by the coding sequence ATGATCCTGCTAATCGACAACTATGACTCTTTCACCTGGAATCTGTATCAGTACTTTTGCGAACTGGGCGCTGAGGTGCTGGTCAAGCGCAACGATGAGTTGACGCTGGAAGAGATCGCGTTGTTGGCGCCGGAGAAAATCGTTATCTCACCGGGCCCCTGTACGCCAGATGAATCCGGCATTTCGCTGGCGGTCATCCGCCACTACGCGGGGAAAACGCCATTGCTTGGCGTCTGCCTCGGACACCAGGCGATAGCACAGGTTTTCGGGGCCACTATCGTGCGCGCCGCGAAGGTCATGCACGGTAAAACGTCGCTTATCGAACATACCGGGGAAGGGGTTTTTCAGGGGCTGAATAATCCGCTTACCGTGACCCGTTACCATTCCCTGGTCATCGACCCGCCAACGCTCCCCGATGCTTTTATCGTGACCGCCCGCAGCGCTAGCGGTGAAATTATGGGGATTCGTCACCGCCAGTGGGATCTGGAAGGGGTACAGTTCCACCCGGAGAGCATTCTTAGCGAGCAGGGACATCAGCTGTTGGAAAACTTCCTCAAACGCTGA
- a CDS encoding hydrolase produces the protein MRGVGNRHLQTMLPRIIRRKLQFTPHWQRLELPDGDFVDLAWSEDPAGARHKPRLVVFHGLEGSLHSPYAHGLIHAAMQRGWLGVVMHFRGCSGEPNRNNRIYHSGETEDGTWFLHWLQRELGNAPTAAVGYSLGGNMLGCLLAKEGDNIPLDAAVIVSAPFMLEACSYHMDKGFSRVYQRYLLNLLKANAARKLKTYPGSLPVDLRQLKSMRRIREFDDMITAKIHGFADALDYYRQCSAMPRLSDITKPTLIIHAKDDPFMDHHSIPPQEQLPVNVEYQLTEQGGHVGFVGGTLRKPKMWLEQRIPDWLTRWLGEQA, from the coding sequence ATGCGCGGCGTGGGCAATCGTCATCTGCAAACCATGCTGCCGCGGATCATCCGCCGCAAGCTCCAATTTACGCCGCACTGGCAGCGCCTTGAGCTGCCAGACGGCGATTTTGTCGATCTGGCCTGGAGCGAAGATCCTGCCGGCGCGCGCCACAAACCGCGGCTGGTCGTCTTCCACGGCCTGGAAGGCAGCCTGCACAGCCCGTATGCCCACGGCTTGATCCACGCAGCGATGCAGCGCGGCTGGCTAGGGGTAGTAATGCACTTTCGTGGCTGCAGCGGCGAACCGAACCGCAACAACCGTATTTATCACTCAGGTGAAACGGAAGACGGCACCTGGTTCCTGCATTGGCTGCAGCGCGAACTCGGCAACGCACCGACGGCGGCGGTAGGCTATTCGCTCGGCGGCAATATGCTAGGCTGCCTGCTGGCGAAAGAAGGCGACAATATCCCGCTCGACGCCGCCGTTATTGTCTCAGCGCCGTTTATGCTGGAAGCCTGCAGCTACCACATGGACAAAGGTTTCTCGCGCGTCTACCAGCGCTACCTGCTTAACCTACTGAAGGCCAACGCCGCGCGTAAGCTCAAAACCTATCCGGGCTCGCTACCCGTCGATTTGCGTCAGCTTAAAAGCATGCGTCGCATCCGCGAATTCGACGATATGATCACCGCGAAAATCCACGGTTTCGCCGATGCGCTAGACTATTACCGACAGTGCAGCGCGATGCCGCGTTTAAGCGATATCACCAAGCCGACACTGATCATTCATGCGAAAGACGACCCGTTTATGGATCACCATTCAATTCCGCCGCAGGAACAGCTGCCGGTCAACGTCGAGTACCAACTCACAGAACAGGGCGGACATGTCGGCTTTGTTGGCGGTACATTGCGTAAACCGAAAATGTGGCTGGAACAGCGTATTCCGGATTGGTTAACCCGCTGGCTGGGAGAACAAGCATGA
- a CDS encoding phosphoribulokinase, whose protein sequence is MSAKHPVIAVTGSSGAGTTTTSLAFRKIFSQLNLRAAEVEGDSFHRYTRPEMDMAIRKARDQGKHISYFGPEANDFSLLERTFLEYGEFGKGQSRKYLHTYDEAVPWNQVPGTFTPWQPLPEPTDVLFYEGLHGGVVTPQHDVAKHVDLLVGVVPIVNLEWIQKLIRDTSERGHSREAVMDSVVRSMEDYINFITPQFSRTHINFQRVPTVDTSNPFAAKGIPSLDESFVVIHFRNLQGIDYPWLLAMLQGSFISHMNTLVVPGGKMGLAMELIMAPLVERLMEGKTIS, encoded by the coding sequence ATGTCTGCCAAACATCCAGTGATCGCAGTCACGGGCTCCAGCGGCGCGGGCACCACCACCACCAGCCTCGCCTTCCGCAAAATTTTCTCGCAGCTAAACCTGCGTGCCGCCGAGGTCGAAGGGGATAGCTTCCATCGTTATACTCGCCCGGAAATGGACATGGCGATCCGCAAAGCGCGGGATCAGGGCAAACACATCAGCTACTTTGGCCCGGAAGCAAACGACTTCAGCCTGCTTGAGCGCACCTTTTTAGAATACGGCGAATTCGGCAAAGGCCAGTCGCGCAAATATCTGCATACCTATGATGAAGCGGTCCCCTGGAATCAGGTTCCCGGTACTTTTACCCCATGGCAGCCATTACCTGAGCCGACCGATGTGCTGTTTTATGAGGGTCTACACGGCGGCGTGGTGACGCCGCAGCACGATGTCGCGAAGCACGTCGATCTGTTGGTCGGCGTGGTGCCCATCGTCAACCTTGAGTGGATCCAGAAGCTCATCCGCGATACCAGCGAGCGTGGCCATTCGCGCGAAGCGGTAATGGACTCGGTGGTACGCTCGATGGAAGACTACATCAACTTCATCACCCCGCAATTTTCACGCACCCATATCAACTTCCAGCGCGTGCCGACGGTCGATACGTCCAACCCGTTCGCCGCCAAAGGCATCCCGTCGCTTGATGAAAGTTTCGTGGTCATTCACTTTCGCAATCTGCAAGGGATCGACTACCCCTGGCTGCTGGCGATGCTGCAGGGGTCGTTTATCTCGCACATGAATACGCTGGTGGTGCCTGGCGGCAAGATGGGTCTGGCGATGGAGCTCATCATGGCGCCGCTGGTCGAACGCCTGATGGAAGGTAAAACCATTAGCTAG
- the kefG gene encoding glutathione-regulated potassium-efflux system ancillary protein KefG, with amino-acid sequence MMSQTAKVLLLYAHPESQDSVANRVLLEPALQLPNVTVHDLYAHYPDFFIDIAHEQELLRQHQVIVFQHPLYTWSCPALLKEWLDRVLSRGFASGAGGNQLAGKYWRSVITTGEPESAYRRDANRYPMNDILRPFELTAGMCRMHWLSPIIVYWARRQRPEDLQSHARAYRDWLANPITSGGANGGS; translated from the coding sequence ATGATGTCTCAGACAGCGAAAGTTTTGCTGCTGTATGCCCACCCAGAATCTCAGGATTCCGTGGCCAACCGGGTTTTACTTGAACCGGCCTTACAGTTGCCGAATGTCACCGTGCACGATCTTTATGCGCACTATCCAGATTTTTTTATCGACATCGCCCATGAACAGGAGCTGTTGCGCCAACATCAGGTGATTGTCTTCCAGCATCCGTTGTATACGTGGAGCTGCCCGGCATTGTTGAAAGAGTGGTTGGATCGGGTGCTGAGCCGCGGCTTTGCGAGCGGGGCGGGAGGGAATCAGCTGGCGGGAAAGTACTGGCGTAGCGTGATAACCACCGGCGAGCCGGAAAGCGCTTACCGGCGAGATGCCAATCGCTATCCGATGAACGATATTCTCCGTCCCTTTGAACTCACGGCCGGCATGTGCCGTATGCACTGGCTCAGCCCGATTATTGTCTACTGGGCGCGTCGACAGCGACCCGAAGATTTGCAGAGCCACGCCCGCGCTTACCGCGATTGGCTAGCGAACCCGATTACATCAGGAGGCGCCAATGGCGGGAGCTGA
- a CDS encoding aspartate aminotransferase family protein: MATEQPAITRATFDEVILPIYAPAEFIPVKGKGSRVWDQQGKEYVDFAGGIAVTALGHCHPALVAALREQGETLWHTSNVFTNEPALRLGRQLVDATFAERVAFMNSGTEANETAFKLARHYAVTRHSPYKTKIIAFHNAFHGRSLFTVSVGGQPKYSDGFGPKPADIVHVPFNDLHAVKAVMDDHTCAVVVEPIQGEGGVMAATPAFLQGLRELCDQHQALLVFDEVQCGMGRTGSLFAYMHYGVTPDILTSAKALGGGFPISAMLTTHEIASAFHAGSHGSTYGGNPLACAVATAAFNLINTPEVLDGVNAKRARFVEHLQQIDAQFDLFSEIRGMGLLIGAELKPQHHGRARDFLYAAADAGVMVLNAGPDVMRFVPSLVIDDSDIAEGMARFAQAVERVLSA, encoded by the coding sequence ATGGCAACAGAGCAACCGGCAATCACCCGCGCCACATTCGATGAAGTTATTCTGCCGATTTATGCACCGGCAGAGTTTATCCCGGTGAAGGGAAAGGGCAGCCGGGTTTGGGATCAGCAGGGTAAAGAGTACGTTGATTTCGCTGGCGGGATTGCGGTGACGGCGCTGGGTCATTGTCATCCTGCGCTGGTGGCGGCGCTGCGCGAGCAGGGTGAAACACTGTGGCACACCAGTAATGTCTTTACCAACGAGCCGGCGCTGCGCCTGGGCCGTCAACTGGTGGATGCGACCTTCGCCGAGCGCGTGGCGTTTATGAATTCCGGAACGGAAGCCAACGAAACGGCGTTTAAGCTGGCGCGCCACTACGCCGTGACCCGTCACAGCCCGTACAAAACTAAAATCATCGCTTTCCACAATGCCTTCCACGGTCGTTCGCTGTTTACCGTCTCCGTCGGCGGCCAGCCGAAATATTCTGACGGCTTCGGACCGAAACCAGCGGATATCGTTCACGTGCCGTTTAACGATCTTCATGCGGTGAAAGCGGTGATGGATGACCATACCTGCGCGGTGGTGGTTGAGCCGATTCAGGGAGAGGGCGGAGTGATGGCGGCGACGCCAGCGTTTCTGCAGGGGCTGCGTGAGCTTTGCGACCAGCATCAGGCGCTGCTGGTGTTTGATGAAGTGCAGTGCGGAATGGGGCGTACCGGCTCGCTGTTCGCCTATATGCACTACGGCGTGACGCCGGATATCCTGACCAGCGCCAAAGCGCTCGGCGGCGGCTTCCCAATAAGCGCCATGCTGACCACCCATGAAATTGCCAGCGCATTCCATGCCGGTTCGCACGGTTCAACCTACGGCGGCAATCCGCTGGCCTGCGCGGTGGCGACGGCGGCCTTTAACCTGATTAACACCCCAGAAGTGCTGGATGGCGTCAACGCCAAACGGGCGCGGTTTGTCGAGCACTTGCAGCAGATCGACGCGCAGTTCGATCTGTTCAGCGAAATCCGCGGTATGGGGCTGTTAATCGGCGCGGAACTGAAGCCGCAGCATCACGGACGCGCGCGTGATTTCCTCTACGCCGCCGCCGATGCAGGGGTGATGGTGCTGAACGCCGGTCCGGACGTGATGCGCTTTGTGCCGTCGCTGGTGATTGACGATAGCGATATCGCAGAAGGGATGGCCCGCTTTGCTCAGGCGGTTGAGCGCGTACTTAGCGCTTAG
- a CDS encoding YccS/YhfK family putative transporter, producing the protein MWRRLIYHPEVNYALRQTLVLCLPVAIGLLLGHLQQGLLFSLVPACCNIAGLDTPHKRFFKRLIVGGCLFAGSSLIVQLLLERDISLPLILSGLALILGVTAEISSLHARLLPASLIAAIFTLSLAGNMPIWEPLLIYALGTLWYGLFNWFWFWLWREQPLRESLSLLYRELADYCEAKYSLLTQHTDPTTSLPPLLTRQQKVVDLITQCYQQMHMLAANQRSDHKRLLRAFQIGMDLQEHISVSLHQPEEVQKLVERSHAEAVIRWNAQTVAARLRVLADDILYHRYPRRFQMDKQIGALEKIAYQHPDNPVGQFCAWHFSRIARVLRTQRPLYARNLMADKERRLPLLPALKNYLSLKSPALRNAARISVMLSVASLMGSALHLPKPYWILMTILFVTQNGYGATRVRIVHRAAGTLAGLVIAWLTLHFHVPESYTLSGMLFITLLSYLIIRQHYGWAMVGFTVTAVYTLQLLTLNGEQFIIARFIDTIIGCLIAFGGMVWLWPQWQSGLLRKNAHDALEADQEAIQLILSDDPQAPALAYQRMRVNQAHNALYNSLNQAMQEPGFNSHYLEDMKLWVTHSQFIVEHINAMTTLAREHTMLTPDLAQRYLESCEIALQRCQQRLDSDGPGSDVNIMESQDAEVLRGPLSTLEQHLQRILGHLNTMHTISSVAWRQRPHHGIWLRTAKR; encoded by the coding sequence ATGTGGCGCAGGCTGATTTACCACCCGGAAGTCAACTATGCACTGCGGCAAACGCTGGTGCTGTGCTTACCTGTGGCCATCGGTCTTCTGCTCGGCCATCTACAGCAAGGACTGCTATTCTCTTTGGTGCCCGCCTGCTGCAACATCGCTGGCCTCGACACCCCGCATAAACGCTTTTTTAAACGCCTGATCGTCGGCGGTTGCCTGTTTGCCGGCAGCAGCTTGATTGTGCAATTACTGCTTGAGCGCGACATTTCGCTACCGCTGATCCTAAGCGGCCTGGCGCTAATCCTCGGCGTAACCGCGGAAATTAGCTCACTCCACGCCCGATTACTGCCGGCATCGCTTATTGCCGCCATTTTTACCTTAAGCCTGGCGGGTAATATGCCAATTTGGGAGCCTCTGCTAATTTATGCGCTCGGCACCCTATGGTACGGACTCTTCAACTGGTTCTGGTTTTGGCTATGGCGGGAGCAACCGCTGCGCGAGTCATTAAGCCTGCTGTATCGTGAACTGGCCGACTATTGCGAGGCCAAATATAGCCTGCTGACACAGCATACTGACCCAACGACGTCTCTGCCGCCGCTGCTCACCCGCCAGCAGAAAGTGGTCGATCTGATCACCCAATGCTATCAGCAGATGCATATGCTGGCCGCTAACCAGCGCAGCGACCATAAGCGGCTGTTACGCGCATTTCAGATCGGAATGGATTTGCAGGAGCATATTTCGGTGAGCCTGCACCAGCCGGAAGAGGTGCAAAAACTGGTGGAGCGCAGCCACGCGGAAGCGGTGATCCGCTGGAACGCCCAGACCGTTGCCGCCCGCCTGCGGGTGCTGGCGGACGATATTCTCTACCACCGCTACCCGCGCCGCTTCCAGATGGATAAGCAAATCGGCGCGCTGGAGAAAATCGCTTATCAGCATCCCGATAACCCGGTCGGACAGTTCTGCGCCTGGCACTTCAGCCGTATTGCCCGAGTGCTGCGCACCCAGCGTCCATTGTATGCCCGTAATCTGATGGCGGATAAAGAGCGGCGTCTGCCGCTGCTGCCGGCGCTGAAGAACTACCTGTCGCTAAAATCTCCGGCGCTGCGCAACGCCGCGCGTATCAGTGTGATGTTGAGCGTCGCCAGCCTGATGGGCAGCGCGCTGCATTTGCCTAAGCCCTACTGGATCCTGATGACCATCCTGTTCGTGACGCAAAATGGCTACGGCGCCACCCGGGTGCGCATCGTCCACCGGGCGGCGGGCACGCTGGCGGGTTTGGTCATCGCCTGGTTAACGCTACACTTCCACGTCCCGGAGAGCTATACACTGAGCGGCATGCTGTTCATCACGTTGCTGAGCTACCTTATCATTCGCCAACATTACGGTTGGGCAATGGTGGGCTTTACCGTCACTGCGGTATATACCCTGCAGCTACTGACGCTTAACGGTGAGCAGTTTATCATCGCCCGCTTTATCGATACGATTATTGGCTGCCTGATCGCCTTCGGCGGTATGGTCTGGCTGTGGCCGCAGTGGCAGAGCGGCCTGTTGCGTAAAAACGCCCACGATGCCTTAGAAGCAGACCAGGAGGCCATTCAGCTGATCCTCAGCGATGACCCGCAGGCGCCAGCGCTGGCTTACCAGCGCATGCGCGTCAACCAGGCGCACAATGCCCTGTACAACTCACTTAACCAGGCAATGCAGGAGCCCGGCTTTAACTCGCACTACCTGGAAGATATGAAACTGTGGGTCACACATAGCCAGTTTATCGTTGAACATATCAATGCGATGACCACGCTGGCGCGCGAGCATACGATGCTGACGCCGGATCTGGCGCAGCGTTATCTGGAGTCTTGCGAGATTGCCCTGCAGCGCTGTCAGCAACGTCTGGATTCAGACGGGCCGGGCAGCGATGTGAATATTATGGAATCGCAGGACGCGGAAGTGCTACGCGGGCCGCTCAGTACGCTCGAACAGCACCTGCAGCGGATCCTCGGCCACCTCAATACCATGCACACCATTTCGTCGGTGGCATGGCGTCAACGTCCGCATCACGGCATCTGGTTGCGCACGGCTAAGCGCTAA
- a CDS encoding ABC transporter ATP-binding protein, which produces MIVFSSLQIRRGVRVLLDNATATINPGQKVGLVGKNGCGKSTLLSLLKNEISADGGTMTFPGNWQLAWVNQETPALPQPAIDYVIDGDREFRQLEADLHQANERNDGHAIATVHGKLDAIDAWTIRSRAASLLHGLGFTNEQLERPVSDFSGGWRMRLNLAQALICRSDLLLLDEPTNHLDLDAVIWLEKWLKGYSGTLILISHDRDFLDPIVDKIIHIEQQTMFEYTGNYSSFEIQRATRLSQQQAMYESQQQRVAHLQSYIDRFRAKATKAKQAQSRIKMLERMELIAPAHVDNPFHFSFRAPESLPNPLLKMEKVSAGYGERIILDSIKLNLVPGSRIGLLGRNGAGKSTLIKLLAGELPPLSGDIGLAKGIKLGYFAQHQLEFLRADESPLQHLARLAPQELEQKLRDYLGGFGFQGDKVSEETRRFSGGEKARLVLALIVWQRPNLLLLDEPTNHLDLDMRQALTEALIDFEGALVVVSHDRHLIRSTTDDLYLVHDGKVEPFDGDLEDYQQWLSDSQKQENQSADAPKDNGNSAQARKDQKRREAELRTQTQPLRKEIARLEKEMDKLNTQLAQAEEKLGDSELYDISRKAELTECLQQQANAKSGLEECEMAWLDAQEQLEQMLQEG; this is translated from the coding sequence ATGATTGTTTTCTCCTCGTTACAAATTCGTCGCGGCGTACGCGTCCTGCTGGACAACGCCACTGCCACCATCAACCCTGGCCAGAAGGTCGGTCTGGTGGGGAAAAACGGCTGCGGTAAATCTACGTTGCTTTCGCTTTTGAAAAACGAGATAAGCGCCGACGGCGGCACCATGACCTTCCCTGGCAACTGGCAGCTGGCGTGGGTCAATCAGGAAACCCCTGCCCTGCCGCAGCCAGCTATTGATTATGTTATCGATGGCGATCGCGAATTCCGCCAGTTGGAAGCTGATTTGCATCAGGCGAACGAGCGCAACGACGGCCACGCCATTGCGACCGTCCACGGCAAGCTGGACGCCATCGACGCCTGGACCATTCGCTCCCGCGCCGCCAGCCTGCTGCATGGTCTCGGTTTTACTAACGAGCAGCTTGAACGGCCGGTCAGCGATTTCTCCGGCGGCTGGCGCATGCGTTTGAACCTCGCGCAGGCGCTGATCTGCCGTTCCGACCTGCTGCTGCTCGATGAACCGACTAACCACCTCGATCTTGATGCCGTGATTTGGTTGGAGAAGTGGCTGAAAGGCTACTCCGGCACTCTGATCCTGATTTCTCACGATCGTGATTTCCTCGATCCGATCGTTGACAAAATTATTCATATCGAACAACAAACGATGTTCGAATACACCGGCAACTACAGCTCGTTTGAAATTCAACGCGCGACCCGCTTGTCGCAACAGCAGGCCATGTATGAAAGCCAACAGCAGCGCGTAGCCCACTTACAGAGCTATATCGATCGCTTCCGCGCCAAGGCCACAAAAGCGAAACAGGCGCAAAGCCGCATCAAAATGCTTGAACGCATGGAGCTTATCGCCCCGGCGCACGTCGATAACCCGTTCCATTTCAGCTTCCGCGCGCCGGAAAGCCTGCCGAACCCGTTACTGAAAATGGAGAAAGTCAGCGCGGGCTACGGCGAGCGGATCATTTTGGATTCCATCAAGCTTAACCTGGTGCCCGGCTCGCGTATCGGTCTGCTGGGGCGCAACGGCGCCGGTAAATCGACGCTGATTAAGCTACTGGCTGGCGAATTACCGCCGCTATCCGGCGACATCGGTCTGGCCAAAGGCATCAAGCTCGGCTACTTCGCCCAGCACCAGCTTGAGTTCCTGCGCGCCGATGAATCGCCGCTGCAGCATCTGGCTCGCCTGGCGCCACAGGAGCTGGAACAAAAGCTGCGCGACTACCTCGGCGGCTTCGGTTTCCAGGGAGACAAAGTCAGCGAAGAGACTCGACGTTTCTCCGGCGGTGAAAAAGCGCGCCTGGTACTGGCGTTAATCGTCTGGCAACGGCCTAATCTGTTGCTGCTCGATGAACCGACCAACCACCTCGATCTCGATATGCGTCAGGCGTTAACCGAAGCGTTGATCGACTTTGAAGGGGCGCTGGTTGTCGTTTCGCACGATCGCCACCTGATCCGTTCCACTACCGACGATCTGTATCTCGTGCACGACGGAAAAGTCGAACCATTTGATGGCGATCTGGAAGATTATCAGCAGTGGCTCAGCGATTCGCAGAAGCAGGAAAACCAATCCGCCGACGCGCCGAAAGACAACGGCAATAGCGCGCAGGCGCGTAAGGATCAAAAGCGCCGCGAAGCCGAATTGCGTACACAAACGCAGCCGCTGCGTAAAGAGATCGCTCGCCTGGAAAAAGAGATGGATAAGCTCAACACACAGCTGGCGCAAGCGGAAGAGAAACTTGGCGACAGTGAGCTGTATGACATTTCGCGTAAAGCGGAATTGACCGAATGCCTGCAGCAGCAGGCCAACGCTAAATCGGGACTCGAAGAGTGCGAAATGGCGTGGCTGGATGCGCAGGAACAGTTGGAGCAGATGCTGCAGGAAGGCTAA
- the crp gene encoding cAMP-activated global transcriptional regulator CRP, giving the protein MVLGKPQTDPTLEWFLSHCHIHKYPSKSTLIHQGEKAETLYYIVKGSVAVLIKDEEGKEMILSYLNQGDFIGELGLFEEGQERSAWVRAKTACEVAEISYKKFRQLIQVNPDILMRLSSQMARRLQVTSEKVGNLAFLDVTGRIAQTLLNLAKQPDAMTHPDGMQIKITRQEIGQIVGCSRETVGRILKMLEDQNLISAHGKTIVVYGTR; this is encoded by the coding sequence ATGGTGCTTGGCAAACCGCAAACAGACCCTACCCTTGAATGGTTCTTGTCTCATTGCCACATTCATAAGTACCCATCAAAGAGCACGCTGATTCACCAGGGTGAGAAAGCAGAAACGCTTTACTACATCGTAAAAGGCTCCGTGGCTGTACTCATCAAGGATGAAGAAGGTAAAGAGATGATCCTCTCTTACCTCAACCAGGGCGATTTCATCGGTGAATTAGGCCTGTTTGAAGAAGGTCAGGAACGTAGTGCCTGGGTACGTGCGAAAACCGCATGTGAAGTGGCCGAGATCTCTTACAAAAAATTTCGTCAGTTAATCCAGGTGAACCCGGATATTCTGATGCGCCTCTCTTCGCAGATGGCGCGTCGTCTGCAGGTCACTTCAGAGAAAGTCGGTAACCTCGCCTTCCTCGACGTGACAGGTCGTATCGCTCAGACCTTGCTGAATCTGGCAAAACAACCTGACGCCATGACCCACCCGGACGGAATGCAGATCAAAATCACCCGTCAGGAAATCGGTCAGATCGTCGGTTGCTCTCGTGAAACCGTTGGTCGTATCCTGAAGATGCTGGAAGATCAAAACCTGATCTCCGCACACGGTAAAACTATCGTCGTCTACGGTACCCGTTAA
- a CDS encoding YheU family protein has translation MIIPWQDLDPETLDNLIESFVLREGTDYGEHERSLADKVADVKQRLKTGEAVLVWSELHETVNIMPRKMFNG, from the coding sequence ATGATTATTCCCTGGCAGGATCTCGATCCCGAAACGCTGGATAACCTGATTGAAAGCTTTGTGTTGCGCGAAGGCACCGATTATGGTGAACATGAACGTTCGCTTGCCGATAAAGTCGCCGATGTAAAACAGCGGCTTAAAACCGGGGAGGCCGTACTGGTGTGGTCAGAGCTACACGAGACGGTGAATATCATGCCCCGCAAGATGTTTAACGGCTAA